Proteins co-encoded in one Methyloterricola oryzae genomic window:
- a CDS encoding NAD(P)H-dependent glycerol-3-phosphate dehydrogenase, producing the protein MTISVIGAGSWGTALALLIARNGHQVLLWGHHPEHIANLGRDRCNKRYLPEAPFPETLQVTADLGEAVEQCELALVSVPSHAFRATLMAMHPAMPDSAGLAWATKGLEKTSGRLLSDVVTDIMGADRPAAVLSGPTFASEVAAGKPTAITVASRQTDMAAKTAALLHNKYFRAYTTSDIVGVQLGGATKNVLAIAAGMADGLGFGANARAALITRGLAELLRLGLAMGGRMETLMGLAGVGDLLLTCTDNQSRNRRFGLGLGQGLSREEVTAQIGQEIEGATAASIIYKLACEKGIEMPITEQVYRILNEGMTPAEAVDNLLLREPKPEMAQGMA; encoded by the coding sequence ATGACTATATCCGTCATCGGCGCTGGCTCCTGGGGAACGGCGCTTGCTTTACTGATCGCACGCAACGGGCATCAGGTGCTGCTTTGGGGTCACCACCCGGAACACATCGCCAACTTGGGCAGGGATCGCTGCAACAAGCGCTACCTTCCAGAGGCCCCGTTTCCTGAAACCCTGCAGGTAACCGCGGATCTGGGCGAGGCTGTGGAACAATGCGAACTGGCGCTGGTCTCGGTGCCTAGCCACGCCTTTCGCGCAACCCTCATGGCCATGCACCCCGCTATGCCTGATAGCGCCGGCCTGGCCTGGGCCACCAAGGGCCTGGAAAAGACCAGCGGGCGCCTGCTGAGTGATGTGGTGACGGATATCATGGGTGCCGACCGCCCGGCCGCAGTGCTGTCGGGACCGACCTTCGCCAGCGAAGTTGCCGCCGGCAAGCCCACCGCTATCACAGTCGCCTCCCGTCAGACCGACATGGCGGCGAAAACCGCGGCATTGCTGCATAACAAGTACTTTCGCGCCTACACCACCAGCGACATTGTGGGTGTGCAACTGGGCGGCGCCACCAAGAACGTGCTCGCCATCGCCGCCGGCATGGCGGACGGGTTGGGGTTCGGGGCGAACGCCAGGGCAGCCCTGATCACGCGTGGCTTGGCGGAGTTGCTGAGGCTCGGGCTCGCCATGGGAGGCCGCATGGAGACCTTGATGGGCTTGGCCGGCGTCGGTGACCTGTTGTTGACCTGCACCGACAATCAGTCGCGCAACCGGCGTTTCGGGCTGGGTCTCGGGCAAGGATTATCGCGTGAAGAGGTAACAGCCCAAATCGGCCAGGAGATTGAAGGCGCCACGGCGGCATCCATCATCTACAAGCTCGCGTGCGAGAAGGGCATCGAGATGCCGATCACCGAACAGGTGTACCGTATCCTGAACGAGGGCATGACACCGGCCGAAGCGGTGGACAACCTGCTGCTGCGGGAGCCTAAACCGGAAATGGCTCAAGGCATGGCCTGA
- a CDS encoding nitrite/sulfite reductase: protein MYQYDHFDQALVDERVAQFRDQTHRFLAGQLTEDQFRPLRLMNGLYLQRHAPMLRIAVPYGLLSSRQMRMLAHISRRYDRGYGHFTTRQNIQFNWPKLEEVPDILADLASVQMHAIQTSGNCIRNVTSDHLAGVAIDELEDPRPYCEIIRQWSTLHPEFAFLPRKFKIAVSGAAKDRAATQLHDIGLHLVRNTNGDVGFEVLVGGGLGRTPIIGRTIRPFLEKAHLLSYLEAILRVYNLFGRRDNKYKARIKILLKETGIETFTRMVEDEWSQIRDSLVLDTAEIQRVARFFTPPAYDAAANTATPSDASPAFAAWLRHNTAEHKVPGYRAVFLSLKAPGVPPGDLTAQQMEAVADLCDRYSFGELRVTHTQNLVFADVRQDELHTLWLALSELGLATANIGKATDMICCPGLDFCSLANASSIPVAQEIYSRLENMDYLYDLGDLRINISGCMNGCGHQAVGHIGILGVDKKGEEWYQLTLGGSSSDDASLGERLGPAIAKMDIADAIECILKTYTELRLEEEPFLETVRRLGVEPFQEKVYANH, encoded by the coding sequence ATGTACCAGTACGACCATTTTGACCAGGCACTCGTCGACGAGCGGGTTGCCCAGTTCCGGGATCAGACGCACCGTTTTCTCGCCGGGCAACTGACCGAGGACCAATTTCGCCCGCTGCGATTGATGAATGGTCTGTATCTCCAGCGGCACGCTCCGATGCTGCGCATCGCCGTGCCGTACGGGCTGTTGTCCTCCCGTCAAATGCGGATGCTGGCGCATATCTCGCGCAGGTACGACCGTGGCTATGGCCACTTCACGACCCGCCAAAACATTCAGTTCAATTGGCCCAAGTTGGAGGAAGTTCCTGACATCCTGGCTGACCTGGCATCCGTTCAGATGCACGCCATCCAGACCAGCGGCAATTGCATCCGCAATGTCACCAGCGATCACCTGGCCGGCGTGGCGATCGACGAATTGGAAGATCCGCGGCCCTATTGCGAAATCATCCGGCAATGGTCCACCCTGCACCCTGAATTTGCCTTTCTGCCGCGCAAGTTCAAGATCGCAGTGAGCGGTGCCGCCAAGGACCGCGCTGCGACGCAGTTGCACGATATCGGCCTGCACTTGGTCAGAAACACCAACGGAGACGTAGGCTTCGAAGTCTTGGTCGGAGGCGGCCTGGGGCGCACGCCCATCATAGGTCGGACCATCCGCCCCTTCCTGGAAAAAGCGCATTTGCTGTCCTACCTGGAAGCGATCCTGCGGGTCTACAACCTGTTTGGCCGACGCGACAACAAGTACAAGGCACGCATCAAGATCCTACTAAAGGAGACTGGGATCGAAACCTTCACCCGCATGGTGGAAGACGAGTGGTCGCAGATTCGCGATTCGCTGGTCTTGGATACTGCGGAAATCCAGCGGGTTGCGCGATTCTTCACTCCGCCCGCCTACGATGCCGCGGCAAACACCGCGACCCCGTCGGACGCTTCGCCCGCCTTCGCCGCGTGGCTGCGCCATAACACGGCGGAGCACAAGGTGCCTGGCTATCGCGCCGTATTTCTCTCCCTGAAAGCCCCAGGCGTACCCCCGGGGGACTTGACGGCGCAGCAAATGGAGGCCGTTGCCGATCTGTGTGACCGATACAGCTTCGGTGAACTGCGCGTTACCCATACTCAGAACCTGGTATTTGCCGACGTCCGCCAGGATGAACTGCATACGCTATGGCTTGCACTCTCGGAACTGGGGCTTGCGACCGCCAATATCGGCAAAGCCACCGACATGATTTGCTGCCCTGGCCTGGATTTCTGCTCTTTGGCCAATGCCAGCTCCATCCCGGTTGCGCAAGAAATCTATTCCCGCCTGGAAAACATGGATTATCTGTACGATCTGGGGGACCTCCGTATCAATATTTCCGGTTGCATGAACGGTTGCGGTCATCAGGCCGTAGGACATATCGGCATCCTTGGCGTCGACAAGAAAGGCGAAGAATGGTACCAGCTGACTCTGGGCGGATCCTCTTCCGACGATGCTTCACTGGGAGAGCGCCTGGGACCGGCAATTGCGAAAATGGATATCGCCGACGCCATTGAGTGCATTCTCAAGACCTATACGGAATTGCGGCTGGAGGAGGAACCTTTCCTCGAAACCGTGCGCCGTCTAGGCGTGGAACCCTTTCAGGAGAAGGTCTATGCAAATCATTAA
- a CDS encoding S41 family peptidase, with protein MVKQKSLMLVAFGAGLGALLASAGSALAERDTGDLNGIPFEGLKTFSEVYGRIRQDYVEPVPDTKLLEDAIRGMLSGLDPHSAYLDQEQYNELKVGTTGQFGGLGIEVGMENGFVKVIAPIDDTPAQRAGIKAGDLVIRLDDKPVKGMTLNDAVKMMRGEPGSEIVLTVVREGVEQPLKFKLIRDVIKVQSVKKRMLEDGYGYLRITSFQSKTGDNVTEAVNEMKKSGDLKGLVLDLRNNPGGVLNAAVSVSDAFLESGLVVYTDGRIEDAKMKFNATPGDLLKGAPIVVLINAGSASASEIVAGALQDHKRAIIMGEKTFGKGSVQTILPTSNGGAVKLTTARYYTPSGRSIQAEGITPDVPISKVKLETVQQSEFSPIKEADLVNHLSNEKAGKKDDLKGQEKTEESLAVQDYPLNEALNLLKGINIVRQGKLN; from the coding sequence ATGGTGAAGCAAAAGAGTCTGATGCTGGTCGCGTTTGGCGCGGGCCTGGGCGCATTGTTGGCGTCAGCCGGAAGCGCGCTGGCCGAGCGCGATACCGGTGACTTGAATGGTATCCCGTTCGAGGGCCTGAAGACGTTCTCGGAGGTCTACGGCCGGATTCGTCAGGACTATGTCGAACCGGTGCCTGATACAAAGCTGTTGGAGGACGCAATTCGCGGCATGCTCTCCGGTCTCGACCCCCATTCGGCTTACCTGGATCAGGAGCAGTACAACGAACTCAAAGTCGGGACCACCGGACAGTTCGGCGGTCTGGGTATCGAGGTAGGCATGGAAAATGGCTTCGTTAAGGTCATTGCCCCCATCGATGACACGCCGGCGCAAAGGGCAGGCATCAAGGCCGGTGACCTGGTGATCCGTCTCGACGACAAACCTGTGAAAGGCATGACGCTCAACGACGCCGTCAAGATGATGCGTGGAGAGCCTGGCAGCGAGATCGTGCTGACCGTCGTCCGCGAAGGCGTGGAGCAACCGCTCAAGTTCAAGCTGATCCGCGACGTGATCAAGGTGCAGAGCGTCAAGAAGCGCATGCTGGAGGACGGTTATGGCTACTTGCGCATCACCAGCTTCCAGTCCAAGACTGGGGATAATGTCACCGAAGCGGTCAACGAGATGAAGAAGTCAGGCGATCTCAAAGGCCTGGTGCTCGATCTCCGCAATAACCCAGGCGGTGTGCTGAACGCGGCCGTTTCCGTCAGCGATGCCTTTTTAGAAAGTGGCTTGGTGGTATACACGGATGGCCGCATTGAAGACGCGAAGATGAAGTTCAATGCGACACCGGGCGACCTGCTCAAGGGTGCTCCCATTGTGGTACTAATCAACGCCGGTTCCGCTTCCGCATCGGAGATTGTGGCTGGGGCGCTGCAAGACCATAAGCGCGCGATCATCATGGGTGAAAAGACCTTTGGCAAGGGATCGGTCCAGACCATACTCCCGACCAGTAACGGTGGAGCGGTGAAGCTGACCACGGCGCGCTATTACACGCCCTCGGGCCGCTCTATCCAGGCGGAAGGCATTACGCCTGACGTGCCAATCTCCAAGGTGAAGCTGGAAACGGTGCAACAGTCCGAATTCTCTCCCATCAAGGAGGCCGACCTGGTGAACCATCTCAGCAACGAGAAGGCGGGCAAGAAGGACGATTTGAAGGGGCAGGAAAAGACAGAAGAATCCTTGGCGGTTCAGGACTATCCGCTCAATGAGGCCCTAAATCTGCTCAAGGGTATCAATATCGTCCGGCAGGGCAAGCTGAACTGA
- a CDS encoding rhodanese-like domain-containing protein, whose protein sequence is MDFERIVEFISNHWILSSGLFVVTLLLVQDLFDSITRKYKVVSPTGAVTLLNDDRTIVIDVREPHEFAKGHIESAMAIPLARVDDKLYELEPRKHTPVIVTCQQGTRSAHVCKKLTQAGFTEVYDLKGGMLAWEDAKLPMVKKKGK, encoded by the coding sequence ATGGATTTCGAACGCATTGTAGAATTCATCAGCAATCACTGGATCTTGAGCAGCGGACTGTTTGTCGTCACCCTGCTCCTGGTTCAGGATCTGTTCGATAGCATCACCCGAAAGTACAAGGTGGTCTCCCCCACCGGTGCCGTCACACTGCTCAACGATGACCGCACCATCGTCATCGATGTGCGGGAACCCCACGAATTTGCGAAGGGGCATATCGAAAGCGCGATGGCGATCCCGCTCGCGCGCGTCGATGACAAGCTTTATGAACTGGAGCCAAGAAAGCATACGCCGGTCATCGTGACGTGCCAGCAAGGCACGCGCTCCGCTCATGTCTGCAAAAAGCTGACGCAGGCCGGTTTTACTGAGGTCTACGATTTGAAAGGCGGCATGCTGGCCTGGGAAGACGCCAAATTGCCGATGGTAAAGAAGAAGGGCAAGTAA
- a CDS encoding murein hydrolase activator EnvC family protein, whose product MKRRTSWGFVMLAVCLGPVAAEEGGAPNVDLEQVRGRIREIQASLQGLEDQQSSLSGQLAGIERQYGEFAKALRKLEHEVQEGARRLASLGKRQEQLRADIRQQNQALAGQLRSAYAAGRQDWLKLALNQEESARASRMLAYYGYLNRARFSLIQSLDTDLSQLTQVEADLVAARGRLESTRSEMAQQQQRLSEARKERQTVLAKLTLEAKDKSDELKSLQEDEHRLEGLIGRLQAEMPAFPQRDEGSAAAQPEEGMRLPVKGPVLAGFGAPRMSGKWDGVLIGASEGTPVRSVAAGRVAFADWLRGYGLLTIVDHGDGYMSLYAFNQSLLKSVGDWVEAGETIAHVGASGGRRQPGLYFGIREKGRPIDPMAWCARGH is encoded by the coding sequence ATGAAACGGCGCACGAGCTGGGGCTTCGTGATGTTGGCTGTTTGTCTGGGACCGGTGGCAGCGGAAGAGGGGGGCGCGCCGAACGTGGACCTAGAGCAGGTGCGCGGCCGCATCCGGGAGATACAGGCGTCCTTGCAAGGTCTGGAGGATCAGCAGAGCAGCCTGTCGGGTCAACTGGCGGGCATCGAACGGCAGTATGGTGAGTTTGCCAAGGCCTTGCGCAAACTGGAACACGAGGTGCAGGAGGGGGCCCGGCGCCTGGCGTCTCTTGGCAAGCGCCAGGAGCAGTTGAGGGCGGACATTCGCCAGCAGAACCAGGCTCTTGCAGGGCAGTTGCGCTCGGCTTATGCTGCTGGAAGGCAAGATTGGCTCAAATTGGCGCTGAACCAGGAAGAGTCGGCCCGCGCCAGTCGGATGCTGGCCTATTATGGATATCTGAACCGAGCCCGGTTTTCCCTCATTCAATCCCTGGACACGGATCTTTCCCAACTGACCCAGGTCGAGGCAGACCTAGTCGCGGCGCGCGGCCGTCTCGAATCCACTCGCAGCGAGATGGCGCAGCAGCAGCAGCGCTTGAGCGAGGCCCGCAAGGAGCGGCAGACGGTGCTTGCGAAGTTGACGCTGGAGGCGAAGGACAAGAGTGACGAGCTTAAGTCGCTGCAGGAGGATGAGCATCGCCTTGAGGGCCTGATCGGTAGACTGCAGGCAGAGATGCCGGCGTTTCCCCAACGGGATGAGGGCTCCGCTGCCGCGCAGCCAGAGGAGGGCATGCGACTGCCGGTGAAAGGTCCCGTTCTGGCCGGGTTTGGCGCACCGAGGATGTCGGGAAAGTGGGACGGTGTTTTGATCGGGGCGTCCGAGGGTACTCCTGTACGATCCGTGGCCGCAGGACGCGTAGCTTTCGCTGATTGGTTGCGCGGTTACGGGCTATTGACGATTGTCGATCATGGAGACGGCTACATGAGTCTTTATGCTTTCAATCAGAGCCTGCTGAAAAGCGTCGGTGACTGGGTCGAGGCGGGCGAAACCATCGCCCACGTGGGTGCGAGCGGTGGCAGGCGCCAGCCCGGCTTGTATTTCGGTATTCGCGAGAAGGGACGCCCGATCGATCCGATGGCCTGGTGCGCGCGTGGCCATTGA
- a CDS encoding DUF934 domain-containing protein — translation MQIIKDGNIVTDDWTHLSDDDTPPESRFTVSLKRWLRDRDTLTDRGQALGLRVKGEDAPAEFLDDLSRFQLVCIEMPSMTDGRGFSLARLLRERYGFTGELRVRGEFIRDQMFFLSRVGVNAFEFPAGADLLAQLPALQDFTVKYQAAIDERQPLYRRR, via the coding sequence ATGCAAATCATTAAAGACGGTAACATCGTCACGGATGACTGGACTCATCTTTCGGACGACGACACGCCACCAGAGAGCCGTTTCACGGTCTCACTAAAGCGCTGGCTCCGTGATCGCGATACGCTGACCGACCGTGGACAAGCTTTGGGTTTGCGCGTGAAAGGCGAGGATGCGCCCGCTGAGTTCCTTGATGACCTGTCACGCTTTCAGCTGGTTTGCATCGAAATGCCCAGCATGACAGACGGGCGTGGTTTCTCCCTGGCCCGCCTACTAAGGGAACGCTACGGCTTCACAGGAGAGTTGAGGGTGCGCGGCGAATTCATTCGCGACCAGATGTTTTTCCTGTCTCGTGTCGGTGTCAATGCCTTTGAATTCCCTGCGGGTGCGGACCTATTGGCGCAACTCCCGGCGCTGCAGGACTTCACCGTAAAGTACCAGGCAGCGATCGACGAACGGCAACCGCTTTACCGGCGGCGATGA
- a CDS encoding DUF411 domain-containing protein: protein MNKIFLLGLLFVSLQASAGSAWEESGVPLAKPVEVTVHRSPSCGCCGKWIEHMRNSGFVIKDIKESDMDAVKRRAGVPKVLESCHTAELGGYVVEGHVPAKDIKKMLNEKAAFLGLAAPGMPAGSPGMEMGGHKDDFSVIAFDKQGNADIYVEHKGY, encoded by the coding sequence ATGAACAAGATATTTTTGCTCGGGCTGCTGTTCGTTTCGCTACAGGCTTCGGCGGGAAGCGCCTGGGAGGAGTCCGGTGTGCCACTCGCCAAGCCTGTCGAGGTGACAGTGCATCGGAGTCCAAGCTGCGGATGTTGCGGCAAATGGATCGAGCACATGCGGAACAGCGGATTTGTGATCAAGGACATCAAGGAATCGGACATGGATGCAGTCAAGCGTCGCGCGGGAGTCCCCAAGGTTCTGGAGTCGTGCCATACGGCTGAGTTGGGGGGGTATGTGGTCGAGGGGCATGTGCCGGCCAAGGATATTAAGAAAATGCTGAACGAGAAGGCGGCGTTTCTGGGACTGGCTGCGCCCGGAATGCCTGCGGGTTCGCCAGGCATGGAAATGGGGGGGCACAAAGATGACTTCTCGGTGATTGCGTTCGACAAGCAGGGAAATGCCGATATCTACGTGGAACACAAAGGTTACTAA
- the nhaD gene encoding sodium:proton antiporter NhaD — protein MQVLGLTGSQRGFYCVLIFIIAYAFVMTEEFTHLRKSKPVILAAGIIWAQVAYMAGTNGVPAETVHKAFENNLAEFAELMLFLLVAMSYINAMAERNVFEALRAWLVNRRFGYRKLFWITGVITFFLSSVADNLTSALLVGAVVMAVGVNSPKFVALGFINLVSAANAGGAFSPFGDITTLMVWQAGKAEFFDFFMLFIPSVVNFGVPAAIMHFAIPDDAPTFSGEDEKVVLKPGAIQICGLFLLTIVTAVSFKQFLHLPPFMGMMVGLSFLMFYGYRLKLVFNMGGDKFDVFQHVRDSEWDTLLFFFGVVFAVGGLGFIGYLQLASAAMYDGLGATTANILIGVLSAIVDNIPVMFAVLQMNPDMSLYQWMLVTLTAGVGGTMLSVGSAAGVALMGTSRGMYTFFSHLKWTPAIVAGYAASILTHYLING, from the coding sequence ATGCAGGTTTTGGGGCTGACTGGCTCGCAGCGCGGTTTTTACTGCGTACTGATCTTCATCATTGCCTATGCCTTTGTCATGACAGAGGAATTTACGCACCTGCGTAAATCTAAGCCAGTTATCCTGGCGGCAGGCATCATTTGGGCTCAGGTCGCCTACATGGCAGGTACCAATGGTGTTCCGGCGGAAACCGTGCACAAGGCCTTCGAAAACAATCTGGCCGAGTTTGCCGAACTGATGTTGTTCCTGTTGGTCGCGATGAGCTACATCAATGCCATGGCGGAGCGCAATGTGTTTGAGGCGCTCAGGGCCTGGTTGGTGAACCGTCGCTTCGGCTACCGCAAGCTGTTCTGGATCACAGGCGTCATTACGTTTTTCCTATCCTCCGTCGCCGACAACCTGACTTCGGCTCTGTTGGTCGGTGCGGTGGTGATGGCCGTCGGCGTCAACAGCCCGAAGTTTGTTGCCCTGGGGTTCATCAATTTGGTGAGCGCGGCAAACGCGGGTGGTGCCTTCAGTCCGTTCGGCGACATCACGACGCTGATGGTTTGGCAGGCGGGAAAGGCCGAGTTCTTCGACTTCTTCATGTTGTTCATTCCTTCGGTGGTGAATTTCGGCGTTCCGGCCGCGATCATGCATTTCGCTATTCCTGACGATGCCCCCACCTTCAGTGGCGAAGACGAAAAGGTCGTGCTGAAGCCGGGTGCCATTCAGATTTGCGGATTATTTCTTCTGACCATCGTCACTGCGGTAAGTTTCAAGCAGTTCCTGCACCTGCCGCCCTTCATGGGCATGATGGTGGGTCTGTCCTTCCTCATGTTCTACGGCTATCGCCTGAAATTGGTCTTTAACATGGGCGGTGACAAGTTCGACGTGTTTCAGCATGTCCGTGATTCGGAGTGGGACACCCTGCTGTTTTTCTTCGGCGTAGTTTTCGCTGTGGGCGGTCTTGGTTTCATTGGATACCTGCAACTGGCGTCGGCTGCCATGTATGACGGCTTGGGAGCGACTACCGCCAATATCCTGATCGGTGTGCTGTCCGCCATTGTCGACAATATCCCGGTGATGTTTGCAGTACTGCAAATGAATCCGGACATGAGTCTCTATCAGTGGATGCTGGTCACGCTGACCGCCGGCGTGGGCGGCACCATGCTTTCGGTGGGATCCGCTGCTGGCGTGGCGCTGATGGGGACCTCCCGCGGCATGTACACGTTCTTTAGCCACCTTAAATGGACGCCCGCCATTGTCGCTGGATATGCGGCGAGCATCCTGACGCACTATCTCATCAACGGCTGA
- a CDS encoding response regulator transcription factor: MMMTQLLIIDRHPVVRAGIRYFLGQQSNITVIGEAESYSAAWDMYRQTRPDVAIMDLCLADHEGFEFARRVCHEDRDAGILGFAAQRNPILKVRASNAGIKGLVYKTDEPNQLLRAIETLAKGDSFFDEDLEVGKDSLFWGIHLLTPREFEVFRFLAEGHTVIEIAGILKSSPKTVGVHQTRIIKKLGVENSAQLAHIALGGGVIELKPIAASPGKSEASAAYYMPHARTGS; the protein is encoded by the coding sequence ATGATGATGACACAGTTGCTCATAATCGACCGGCACCCCGTTGTCCGCGCTGGCATCCGTTACTTTCTGGGACAACAATCGAATATCACTGTAATTGGTGAGGCCGAAAGCTATAGCGCAGCGTGGGACATGTACCGCCAAACACGTCCCGATGTTGCCATCATGGATCTCTGCCTTGCAGACCACGAAGGATTTGAATTCGCCAGGAGGGTCTGCCACGAAGACAGGGATGCAGGTATTCTGGGATTCGCCGCTCAGCGCAACCCGATTCTGAAAGTTAGAGCCAGCAACGCAGGCATCAAGGGCCTTGTCTACAAGACGGACGAACCAAACCAGCTGCTCAGGGCCATCGAAACGCTGGCAAAAGGCGACAGCTTTTTTGACGAAGACCTTGAGGTCGGCAAGGATTCACTGTTTTGGGGCATACACCTCCTCACCCCACGAGAGTTTGAAGTGTTCCGCTTTCTCGCCGAAGGCCACACAGTGATCGAAATCGCCGGGATATTGAAATCGAGCCCGAAAACCGTGGGCGTTCACCAGACACGCATCATAAAGAAACTTGGAGTGGAGAACTCTGCCCAATTGGCGCATATCGCACTGGGAGGCGGCGTCATCGAGCTCAAGCCCATCGCGGCATCCCCGGGCAAGTCCGAAGCTTCGGCGGCATACTACATGCCTCATGCCCGCACGGGATCCTGA
- the secB gene encoding protein-export chaperone SecB has protein sequence MAEEEKQFALQKLYIKDVSFETPNSPAVFTQKWEPKVEFNLASNVQSLQEDLYEVSLTVTVTVTLEEKTAYLVEVSQAGIFTISGFNEQELSPMIGSFCPNILFPYAREAVSDLVIKGGFPPMLLAPVNFDALYMQHVQQQQATAGNTSVN, from the coding sequence ATGGCTGAAGAGGAAAAGCAGTTCGCGCTGCAGAAACTGTACATCAAGGACGTTTCGTTCGAGACTCCCAACTCACCCGCCGTATTCACCCAGAAATGGGAACCCAAGGTCGAGTTCAACCTGGCCAGCAATGTGCAGAGCCTGCAAGAGGACCTCTATGAAGTCAGCCTGACAGTAACGGTCACGGTAACTCTGGAAGAAAAGACCGCTTATCTGGTGGAAGTGTCGCAAGCTGGCATCTTCACCATTTCCGGTTTCAACGAACAGGAACTTTCGCCCATGATCGGCAGTTTCTGCCCCAACATCCTGTTCCCCTATGCGCGCGAGGCCGTCTCGGACCTGGTCATCAAGGGCGGCTTTCCCCCGATGCTGCTGGCGCCGGTGAATTTCGACGCGCTGTACATGCAGCACGTCCAGCAACAGCAGGCAACCGCCGGCAACACCAGCGTCAACTGA
- a CDS encoding secondary thiamine-phosphate synthase enzyme YjbQ, protein MWLQKTISLKSRDRGFHLVTDELVQALPEIRQFRVGVLHLFIRHTSASLVINENADPTVRRDLEVHMRYLIPDGAAHFRHTQEGDDDMPGHIKACLIGSSLSIPVGGGRLLLGTWQGVYLGEHREAAGARTLVATLNGEAA, encoded by the coding sequence ATGTGGCTCCAGAAAACCATAAGCCTCAAGTCACGTGACCGCGGATTCCACTTGGTCACAGACGAATTGGTGCAGGCTCTGCCGGAGATCCGGCAATTCAGGGTAGGGGTGCTGCATTTGTTTATCCGCCATACGTCGGCGTCGCTGGTGATCAATGAAAATGCGGATCCCACCGTCCGTCGAGATCTCGAAGTACATATGCGGTACCTCATTCCCGATGGTGCGGCGCATTTTCGCCACACCCAGGAAGGCGATGACGACATGCCGGGTCATATCAAGGCATGCCTGATTGGATCGAGTCTGTCGATTCCGGTTGGAGGTGGCAGGCTTCTCTTGGGCACTTGGCAGGGAGTTTATCTGGGGGAGCATCGCGAGGCCGCAGGTGCTAGAACCTTGGTTGCCACCTTGAACGGCGAGGCGGCCTGA
- a CDS encoding ArsR/SmtB family transcription factor, with product MSTVDEQIISNDAEIARAAQYLKAMSHPLRLKILCTLGNDRVSVQDIVDQVGTTQSNISQHLGILRDKGILACRKDANRVYYYIENPNTLQLIFQLKQMFCPHGE from the coding sequence ATGAGCACAGTAGACGAACAGATTATCTCCAATGATGCCGAGATTGCCCGGGCTGCCCAGTACCTCAAGGCCATGTCGCACCCGCTGCGTCTGAAGATACTGTGCACTCTGGGAAACGACCGGGTCAGCGTGCAGGATATCGTGGATCAGGTCGGGACCACGCAAAGCAACATTTCTCAGCACCTGGGCATATTGCGCGACAAAGGTATCTTGGCGTGCCGCAAGGATGCGAACCGGGTCTACTACTACATAGAAAATCCCAATACGCTGCAGCTCATATTTCAACTGAAGCAAATGTTCTGCCCCCACGGAGAATAG